The Lycium ferocissimum isolate CSIRO_LF1 chromosome 10, AGI_CSIRO_Lferr_CH_V1, whole genome shotgun sequence genome window below encodes:
- the LOC132034995 gene encoding protein phosphatase 1 regulatory subunit INH3-like, with translation MARSTRHLQLPATGTTTTLTLNLNNSSQSSSSSQQQQPTEILTLKLKPKKKSVSWKPGTVDNEFLNKKSSKICCIYHKDKPFDEDGSDDDQSKKNHHCCKSDDRGEASTSNC, from the coding sequence ATGGCAAGAAGCACAAGACATTTACAGTTACCGGCGACCGGAACAACAACAACGTTAACTCTAAACCTAAACAACTCATcacaatcatcatcatcatcacagcAGCAACAACCAACAGAAATCCTAACACTGAAACTCAAGCCTAAGAAGAAGAGTGTTTCATGGAAACCAGGTACAGTGGACAACGAATTCCTCAACAAGAAGAGCTCTAAGATTTGCTGTATATACCATAAGGATAAGCCTTTTGATGAGGATGGCAGTGATGATGATCAATCAAAGAAGAATCACCATTGTTGTAAATCGGATGATCGCGGTGAGGCCAGTACCAGCAATTGTTAA